TGTTCGTCGACTTGTTCTGGTACACGCTGGTGCAGAGCTACTTTCTGCAAATAGTAATTTTTGGCTTCATCATCGCGCCGCTGGCCGCGCACTTCGGGGCGCGGTTTCACCTGCTGAGCAGCTGGCCGGTGGCGGCGCAGGTGGGCTTTTTTGTGATAACCCACGACTTTTACATCTACTGGTTTCACCGCTTCCAGCACAGCAGCGCATTTTTCTGGCGCACCCACGAGGCGCACCACTCGGGCAAGCAGGTAGACTGGCTGGCCGGCTCGCGCTCGCACATCATGGAGATTGTCATCAATCAGACCATTGAGTTTGCGCCCATTATTTTGCTGGGTGCGAACCCGATAGTGGTGCCCATTAAGGCGCTGATTGATGCAGTCTGGGGCATGTACATTCATGCCAACATCGACGTGAAATCGGGTAAGCTGCAGTATGTTGTCAATGGCCCCGAGATGCACCTCTGGCACCACGCCGACCACGAGGAAGTGTACTATGCCAACTTCTCGACCAAGTTCGCGGTCTGGGACTGGCTGTTTGGTACCGCTTTTTTGCCCCAGAACCGCAAGCCCGAGCGTTGGGGCCTGCCCTATGCTTTTCCGAAAGACTATTTTGCCCAGCATGCCTTTTCCGTAGTTCGCTTCGATGAAGCCGCGCTGGCCGAAAAATCGAGGCTGTTTCGCTATTACCACGGCCTGCGCTGGCGCGTATTGGGCTGGCTGGGCAACCGAATGCCCGCCGCCAAAGTATTGCAGGGCTGGGAGGTGCCCGAGGAGGTGCATACTACTGTGCCCGCCCCGCGCCCCGGTGGCAACCCTTCCGGGGCTGCGCCCGTTGCTCCTGCCTTAGCCGATTCTTCTCGCCCCGTTGCCACTGCCGCCTCTTGACTTTCAGCTTCAACCCCGCCTGGCTTTACCTGCTGCTGGCTTCCGTGATGGAAGTGTGCTGGAACTACAGCCTCAAATACACGAGTGTGGCCAAGATTAAGGCCATCGACTGGTCGCATTTCTTCGCCGCTCCGGCTGGTATTACTACTCTGCTGCCCGCTATCGGCTACGTGGGCTTTGGTGTAGCCAACGTATTCTTTTTCTCCAAGGCCCTCAACGTAATACCCGCCTCCACGGCCTTCGCTATCTGGATGGGCATCGCCCTGGTAGGCATCAAAATCGTGGATACGCTGGTACTCAAAGAAGCTTTCCAGTGGGCGCACGTCTTCTATATTGGCTGCATTCTGGTTGGCATCATCGGACTGAAACGAACTTCGTAACAAGCTCAGTTAGCGAGTAGTTAATGATTGCCATGTCCGCTACCTTTGGCGATGGATAACCGCGCCGCTATGAAAAAGGACCTGCACAACATATTTGGCAAGGTATCGCTGTCTATTGAGTATGACCGCGCCAACCACCTCATTTACAATGATTGGCAGGGGTACCAAACGCTCGAAAGCATCATACTCGGGGCCAATGCCTACCTCGATGAGCTGGTGCGCTACAAGTGCCCCTACCTGCTCAACGACAATACCAACCTGATGGGTCCCTGGGACCACGCCGTAACCTGGATTGCCGAAGACTGGACGCCCCGCGCCATTGCCCTGGGCCTCACGCACTTCGCGCACGTCGTCAGCTCCGAGTCGTTTGCCGCCCTTTCGGCCGAAGCCATGTTTACCAGCATCGGCACCAGCTTTCAAATGCGCATCTTCGGCAGCCGCACCCAGGCCCGCCAGTGGCTACGCGATGCGCAGCAGGCCGCCAAAGTATTGGGCTAGCGTAAGAAAGTGGATATAATATAGTAAATATACTATATAACAAAAGGCTGCCTCTTACGGGGCAGCCTTTTGTTATAAGGTGCAGGCGGGCAAATTAAGCCGCGGCCTGCTTGGCAAACTGCACGTTGATGGTCAGCTTCACGTCGTCGCCGAGCACGATGGCGCCGGCTTCGGTGATGCCGCCCCAGGTCAGGCCGTATTCCTTGCGGTTTACTTTGCCCGTGATTTCGAAGCCGGCCTTGGTGTTGCCGTAGAAATCGACGGCCGTGCCGCCGTATTCCACGTCGAGAGTAACCGGCTTGGTGACGTCCTTCATGGTGAGGTTGCCCACAAGCTTGTACTCATTGCCGCCCGTTTTGGTAAACGAAGTCGACTCAAACTTAATCTGCGGATACTGCGCGGCATTGAAGAAGTCTTCGCCTTTCAGGTGCTGGTCGCGCTGCTCCTGATTCGTGTCAACGCTGTTCACATCGAGCGTAAACTCAATCCGGGCATTCGAGAAGTCATCGCCCTCGGTCTGGGCCGTGCCCTGAAACGTTTTGAACGAGCCGGTAACGGTAGAAATTACCAGGTGCTTGATTTTAAACTGCACTTCGGAGTGCATCGGGTCCAGGACCCATTTGGTAGTAGCCATGCTGAAAAGGAAAAGGGTGAAAAGTTGACCAAAGATACGCCTTTTTTTTAAATCATGTACCAACATCAATTATTTATTTCACGTGCTTACTGTAACTTGCTCCTATGCGAAAATTGCTTGCGGCGCTGGCTTGCTGGATTTCTATTAGCACCTCGGCTTTTGCCCAGAGTTTGCCTGTCCTTAGCCAAAACCCACCGCCGCTGCACTGGCGCGAGCTGCGGAGCCCGCACTTCCGGGTACTGTACCCGGCCGGCCTCGATACGGCGGCCCAGCGCACGGCCAGCCGGCTGGAGGCCGCGCACGACCCGGAAGGGGCCACGCTGGGTGTGCGGGCCCGGCCCATTGCGGTGGTGATGCAAAACCAGACGACCGTCAGCAACGCGTTCGTGACGTTTTTGCCGCGCCACGCCGAGTTTTTTATAACCCCCGACCAGGGGCAGGGCCTGGGCACCGTCGACTGGCTCGATGGGCTGGTGGTGCACGAGTTTCGGCACGTCAATCAGTTCGACAAGGCGCGGCAGGGTTTTGGGCGGGTGGTGGTGCCGCTGCTGGGCGATGGCGGGCTGGGCGTGGCGGCGGTGGGCGTGCCGCAGTGGTTTTTTGAGGGCGACGCGGTGGGTTCCGAAACGGCGCTCACGCGCAGCGGGCGCGGGCGCATTCCGTATTTTGGCCTGGGCCTGCGGGCCAACTTGCTCGATGGGCGGCTCTACAGCTACCAGAAGGCGGTGAATGGCTCGCTGCGCGATAACGTGCCCGACTGGTACGTGCTGGGCTATTACTTAACTTCTTATGCCAAAGCACACTACGGCCCCGCTGTATGGAGCCAGGTGCTGGACCGGTACTACCGGTTTCCGTTTTATCCTTTTTCCTTTTCCAACAGCCTGCGGCGAACTACGGGCTTGCGCGTCGAGGACCTTTACGCCCGCACTATGCACGAGCTGGACTCGACCTGGCGCGGGGCCCAGGCTGCGCGCCTTGCCAGGGAGCCGGCTTTCCCGCCGGTGCACGAGCTGGCCGGACAGGCCGTAACGCGGGTATTTACGCAGTATCAATACCCGCAGTACGTGAATGACAGCACGGTGCTGGCCCTGAAAAGTGGCCTCGGCGACATTCAGCGCCTGGTGCTGCTGGGCCGCCACGGGCGTGAGCGCCGGGTGTTTACGGTAGGCTCGCTCAATATTCCGGAGATGCTGTCGGTTGGTGGCGGCAGGGTCGTGTGGCCCGAATTTCGGCAAAATCCCCGCTGGGGGCAGCAAATATATTCAGAATTAAAGATATTCGACCTGGCTACCGGCCACCTCAGGCGCCTGGGCAAGGGCCAGCGCTACGCGGCGGCCGCCCTCTCACCCGATGGGGCACGCCTGGTGGCCGTGCGCACCGATGAGGCCTATCACCACGCGCTGGTAATTCTGGATGCCACGAACGGCGCTGTTATCACTACGCTGCCCAACCCGCATAATGATTTTTACCAGCAGCCGCGCTTCACGCCCGATGGCCGCCGCGTGGTGGTGGTAGCGCTCAGCGCCGCCGGCAAAACCCTGAAGCTGCTCGACACTACTACCGGGCAGTCGGCCAACCTGCTGCCGGTGGCCAATGTCAACCTGGCTAATCCGCAGCCCTGGGGCGACTACGTGCTGTACAATTCGCCCCAGTCGGGGGTAGATAATATCTATGCCGTGCGCCTCAGTACGGGCCAGACCTACCAGGTAACGAGCCGGCCGGTGGGCGCCTACCACGCCGCAGTATCTCCCGATGGCCGCCACCTGGCCCTGCACGACTACCGCGCCACCGGGGCCCGCGTGGTCGAAATGCCCCTTGACCCGGCTACCTGGACGGCCCTTACCGCGCCGGCCCGCACCGATGAGCCCGAGCCCTACGCCGATGCCCTGACGGCCGGCGAACCCGGCGCGGCGCGTA
The sequence above is drawn from the Hymenobacter baengnokdamensis genome and encodes:
- a CDS encoding sterol desaturase family protein — its product is MLASISEFYHSLNAVGRTTFITTPILLLAVAVLLVLERKIPYRKGLPFFREGLFVDLFWYTLVQSYFLQIVIFGFIIAPLAAHFGARFHLLSSWPVAAQVGFFVITHDFYIYWFHRFQHSSAFFWRTHEAHHSGKQVDWLAGSRSHIMEIVINQTIEFAPIILLGANPIVVPIKALIDAVWGMYIHANIDVKSGKLQYVVNGPEMHLWHHADHEEVYYANFSTKFAVWDWLFGTAFLPQNRKPERWGLPYAFPKDYFAQHAFSVVRFDEAALAEKSRLFRYYHGLRWRVLGWLGNRMPAAKVLQGWEVPEEVHTTVPAPRPGGNPSGAAPVAPALADSSRPVATAAS
- a CDS encoding DMT family transporter; the encoded protein is MTFSFNPAWLYLLLASVMEVCWNYSLKYTSVAKIKAIDWSHFFAAPAGITTLLPAIGYVGFGVANVFFFSKALNVIPASTAFAIWMGIALVGIKIVDTLVLKEAFQWAHVFYIGCILVGIIGLKRTS
- a CDS encoding STAS/SEC14 domain-containing protein, translated to MDNRAAMKKDLHNIFGKVSLSIEYDRANHLIYNDWQGYQTLESIILGANAYLDELVRYKCPYLLNDNTNLMGPWDHAVTWIAEDWTPRAIALGLTHFAHVVSSESFAALSAEAMFTSIGTSFQMRIFGSRTQARQWLRDAQQAAKVLG
- a CDS encoding YceI family protein, producing MATTKWVLDPMHSEVQFKIKHLVISTVTGSFKTFQGTAQTEGDDFSNARIEFTLDVNSVDTNQEQRDQHLKGEDFFNAAQYPQIKFESTSFTKTGGNEYKLVGNLTMKDVTKPVTLDVEYGGTAVDFYGNTKAGFEITGKVNRKEYGLTWGGITEAGAIVLGDDVKLTINVQFAKQAAA